The Noviherbaspirillum saxi genome includes a window with the following:
- a CDS encoding LPS-assembly protein LptD, with product MTVAIAPSLASAQASAPRQKAEDKDGPATVSAEKMSGRPDREVILERDVEIIRGPTTVNADKATYRIVEDEVEASGNIRMRRFGDTYTGDELRLRLEAQEGYVLHPTYRLERNNAQGAAERIDFEGEDRATVTDGTYSTCEGPDPDWYLKSSKLNLDAGREEGYAHKTVVYFKGLPILAAPAMSFPLSEARKTGVLPPTIGTTNRGGLEVTVPYYFNIAPNRDLTLYPKLYARRGLQLGAEARYMGESYFGQTRAEYLPQDRQTGTNRYAISSTHTQVLAPGLSYAWNVNSASDDRYPDDFSRTITTSNQRMLGRDLALNYAGNFWNASARMSNFQVLQDPAAPILRPYDRLPQLTFQTGRQDATGFDWNVDSELTHFYHPDLLRGERFLVNPRISYPIIRPGYFITPRLSLHGSKYHLQDQPAGAPDRLSRFLPTVSLDSGLVFERDAKFFGNTMTQTLEPRLFYVYTPYRDQTAFPIFDTAEADLSFAQLFSENRFIGNDRISDANEITAALISRYIEPSGIERMRMAVGQRFYFNEQRVTLGAARNESRSDLLVSAYGRLTPSVSVEGNLQYSQTLDSVSRANYGVQWQPAPKSVLNLKYRRDRINILEQVDVSGQWPFANRWYGVARVNYSLPDRKVAEGLLGLEYKADCWVFRVVGQRTPTAASNATSAIFFQLELNGLTRLGSNPLDALRANIPGYQLVNQPGNP from the coding sequence ATGACGGTCGCTATCGCGCCTTCGCTGGCGAGCGCGCAGGCGTCCGCGCCGCGCCAGAAGGCCGAGGACAAGGACGGACCGGCAACGGTCAGTGCCGAAAAAATGAGCGGCCGCCCGGACCGGGAAGTGATTCTGGAGCGTGATGTTGAAATCATCCGCGGCCCAACCACGGTGAATGCGGACAAGGCGACCTATCGTATCGTGGAAGACGAGGTCGAAGCCTCGGGCAATATCAGGATGCGCCGTTTCGGCGATACCTATACCGGCGATGAATTGCGCCTGCGCCTGGAAGCCCAGGAAGGCTATGTGCTGCATCCGACCTACCGGCTCGAGCGCAACAATGCGCAGGGTGCGGCCGAGCGCATCGATTTCGAGGGCGAAGACCGCGCCACCGTGACCGACGGTACCTACAGTACCTGCGAAGGACCGGACCCCGACTGGTACCTCAAGTCCAGCAAGCTCAATCTCGATGCCGGCCGCGAGGAAGGCTATGCGCACAAGACCGTGGTCTACTTCAAGGGCCTGCCTATCCTGGCCGCACCGGCGATGTCGTTCCCGCTGTCGGAGGCGCGCAAGACCGGCGTATTGCCGCCGACCATAGGCACCACCAACAGGGGCGGCCTCGAAGTCACGGTGCCTTACTATTTTAATATCGCGCCCAACCGCGACCTGACGCTGTATCCGAAGCTCTATGCGCGGCGCGGACTCCAGCTCGGCGCGGAAGCGCGCTACATGGGCGAGAGCTATTTCGGCCAGACCCGGGCAGAATACCTGCCGCAAGACCGCCAGACCGGCACCAACCGCTACGCGATTTCGTCGACGCATACGCAGGTGCTCGCGCCGGGCCTGTCCTATGCATGGAATGTCAACAGCGCATCGGACGACCGTTACCCGGACGATTTCTCGCGCACGATTACCACCAGTAACCAGCGCATGCTGGGACGCGATCTTGCGCTCAATTACGCCGGCAATTTCTGGAATGCGTCGGCGCGCATGTCCAATTTCCAGGTGCTGCAAGACCCGGCAGCGCCTATCCTGCGGCCGTATGACCGCCTGCCGCAGCTGACCTTCCAGACCGGGCGGCAGGATGCCACCGGTTTCGACTGGAACGTCGATTCGGAACTGACGCATTTCTATCATCCGGACCTGTTGCGCGGCGAGCGTTTCCTCGTCAATCCGCGCATTTCGTATCCGATTATCCGTCCCGGCTACTTCATCACGCCGCGCTTGTCGCTACACGGCAGCAAATATCATTTGCAGGACCAGCCGGCCGGAGCGCCGGACCGTTTGTCGCGCTTCCTGCCGACGGTATCGCTCGACAGCGGCCTGGTGTTCGAGCGCGATGCCAAGTTTTTCGGCAACACCATGACGCAGACGCTGGAGCCGCGCCTGTTCTATGTCTATACGCCTTACCGCGACCAGACCGCGTTTCCGATCTTCGATACCGCCGAGGCCGATCTGAGCTTTGCGCAGCTGTTCAGCGAAAACCGTTTTATCGGCAACGACCGCATCAGCGACGCCAATGAAATCACGGCGGCATTGATTTCGCGCTACATCGAGCCGAGCGGTATCGAGCGCATGCGCATGGCGGTCGGACAACGCTTCTATTTCAACGAACAGCGCGTCACGCTGGGTGCCGCGCGCAATGAAAGCCGGTCCGACCTGCTGGTCTCGGCCTACGGACGTTTGACGCCGTCGGTCAGCGTCGAAGGCAACCTGCAATACAGCCAGACGCTCGATTCTGTGAGCCGCGCCAACTACGGCGTGCAATGGCAGCCGGCGCCCAAGAGCGTGCTGAACCTGAAGTACCGGCGCGATCGCATCAATATCCTGGAGCAGGTCGACGTGTCCGGCCAGTGGCCATTTGCCAACCGCTGGTATGGCGTGGCGCGCGTCAATTATTCGCTGCCCGACCGCAAGGTGGCCGAAGGCTTGCTCGGACTGGAATACAAGGCCGATTGCTGGGTTTTCCGCGTTGTCGGCCAGCGCACGCCGACCGCGGCGTCCAACGCGACCTCGGCCATCTTTTTCCAGCTGGAGCTGAACGGATTGACCCGCCTCGGTTCCAATCCTCTAGATGCCTTGCGCGCGAATATTCCCGGCTACCAGCTGGTCAATCAACCGGGCAATCCTTAA
- a CDS encoding aminoglycoside phosphotransferase family protein: protein MSVNIASDLRLQEAKQWLATLPEIKAQPESIRPASSDASFRRYFRVDAPDNATYILMDAPPQQEDVRPFIHVAELFGQSGASVPHIVAQDIERGYLLLSDLGSTTYLHQLNHDTAHKLYLDAIDSLILIQTQSKPGELPEYDRALLHRELMLFPDWYIGKHLGITMTSQQTETLNKVFDVLLANNLAQPQVYVHRDYHSRNLMVTSQGNPGILDFQDAVYGPITYDLVSLLRDAYIQWDEEMVLDWTIRYWERARRAGLPVTPDIDAFYRDFEFMGLQRHLKVLGIFARLYHRDGKDAYLKDLPLVMEYTRKAAGRYNNLAPLIRLLDELEEKGPSVGFTF, encoded by the coding sequence ATGTCTGTAAATATCGCGTCCGATCTCCGTCTCCAAGAAGCAAAACAATGGCTTGCAACACTGCCTGAAATCAAGGCCCAGCCCGAATCGATCAGGCCGGCATCGTCCGATGCCAGCTTCCGCCGCTATTTCCGCGTCGATGCGCCTGACAACGCGACCTATATCCTGATGGATGCCCCGCCGCAGCAGGAAGACGTGCGGCCCTTCATCCATGTGGCGGAACTGTTCGGCCAGTCCGGCGCTTCGGTGCCGCATATCGTTGCGCAAGATATCGAGCGCGGCTACCTGCTGCTGAGCGATCTGGGCTCGACCACTTACCTGCACCAGCTCAATCACGATACCGCGCACAAGCTTTACCTCGATGCGATCGATTCGCTGATCCTGATCCAGACGCAAAGCAAACCGGGCGAGTTGCCGGAATACGACCGCGCGTTGTTGCATCGCGAACTGATGCTATTTCCGGATTGGTATATCGGCAAGCATCTCGGCATCACGATGACGAGCCAGCAGACTGAAACCCTGAACAAGGTGTTCGACGTCCTGCTGGCCAATAATCTGGCTCAGCCCCAGGTATACGTGCACCGCGATTATCATTCGCGCAACCTGATGGTGACTTCGCAGGGCAATCCCGGCATCCTGGATTTTCAGGATGCGGTATACGGCCCCATTACCTACGACCTGGTGTCGCTGCTGCGCGACGCCTATATCCAGTGGGATGAAGAAATGGTGCTTGACTGGACGATCCGCTACTGGGAACGCGCCAGGCGCGCCGGTCTGCCGGTCACTCCCGACATCGACGCCTTTTATCGCGACTTCGAATTCATGGGCTTGCAGCGCCACCTGAAGGTACTGGGTATTTTTGCACGCCTCTATCACCGCGACGGCAAAGACGCCTACCTAAAGGATTTACCGCTGGTCATGGAATACACGCGCAAGGCGGCCGGCCGCTACAACAATCTGGCGCCGCTGATCAGGCTGCTCGACGAACTGGAAGAAAAAGGTCCGTCAGTGGGCTTCACGTTTTAA
- the murU gene encoding N-acetylmuramate alpha-1-phosphate uridylyltransferase MurU, producing the protein MKAMIFAAGRGERMRPLTDTCPKPLLTVRGRPLILWHILNLVRADIKDIVINHAHLGDMIEEALGDGSKYGARISYSAEGTALETAGGVAKARHLLGEEPFVAVAADVYCPHFDFEQVKEALQDNDMWGNPHPADKRDVAWLYLVKNPAHHLKGDFALNSFSIANEGDPRFTFSGIGVYRTEIFDSVQAGQSAPIAPILREYAARGQVGGEVYRGDWTDVGTPERLAQLNG; encoded by the coding sequence ATGAAAGCAATGATCTTTGCGGCAGGGCGCGGCGAACGGATGCGTCCGCTGACCGATACCTGTCCCAAACCGCTGCTGACGGTGCGTGGCCGCCCGCTTATCCTTTGGCACATCCTCAACCTGGTACGCGCCGATATCAAGGATATCGTGATCAACCATGCGCACCTCGGGGACATGATCGAAGAAGCGCTGGGCGACGGCAGCAAGTACGGCGCCCGCATCAGTTACTCGGCCGAAGGCACGGCGCTCGAAACCGCGGGCGGCGTCGCCAAGGCACGGCATCTGCTGGGCGAAGAACCTTTTGTCGCGGTTGCGGCCGATGTCTATTGTCCGCATTTCGATTTCGAGCAGGTCAAGGAAGCCTTGCAGGACAATGACATGTGGGGCAATCCACACCCAGCCGACAAGCGCGACGTCGCCTGGCTGTATCTGGTCAAGAATCCGGCCCACCATTTGAAGGGCGATTTCGCGCTGAACAGTTTTTCGATTGCCAATGAAGGCGATCCGCGTTTTACCTTCTCGGGTATCGGCGTCTATCGCACCGAAATCTTCGACTCGGTGCAGGCGGGACAGTCGGCTCCGATCGCACCGATCCTGCGCGAGTATGCGGCGCGCGGGCAGGTCGGCGGCGAAGTCTATCGCGGCGACTGGACCGATGTCGGCACACCGGAACGGCTTGCGCAGCTAAACGGCTAA
- a CDS encoding aminopeptidase P N-terminal domain-containing protein — MKSYAARRAALMAQMQAKGGGVAIIPTAHEVMRNRDADYPYRHDSYFYYLSGFTEPEAVIVLVAGKVNQTILFCREKNLEREIWDGYRYGPEAAREAFGFDAAYPVAALDSEMPKLMADAPALFYALGSDSKLDMQMQNWLQTVRMQGRAGVAAPSAVHDVHVLLDEMRLFKDAEEIATMKRAAAISSDAHRRAMQMSRPGLREYHLEAELLHEFRRNGSQFPAYGSIVATGANTCVLHYRASDAELKDGDLVLIDAGCELDSYASDITRTFPANGKFSGPQKELYEIVVASQAAAVAETRPGKRFVDGHDAAVRVLAQGMLDTGLLDKNKVGSLEDVIEKGAYRQFYMHRTGHWLGMDVHDVGEYREVAALDGEKPWRKLQPGMVLTIEPGIYVRPEPGVPEQYWNIGIRIEDDALVTENGCELLTDAAPKTVADIEAVMKR; from the coding sequence ATGAAATCATACGCAGCACGGCGCGCCGCTCTGATGGCGCAGATGCAAGCCAAGGGCGGCGGCGTCGCCATCATCCCGACCGCGCATGAAGTCATGCGCAACCGCGACGCCGATTATCCGTACCGGCACGACAGCTACTTTTATTACCTGTCCGGATTCACCGAACCCGAAGCCGTGATTGTCCTGGTGGCGGGCAAGGTCAACCAAACCATCCTGTTTTGCCGTGAAAAGAACCTGGAGCGCGAAATCTGGGACGGTTACCGCTATGGCCCGGAAGCGGCACGCGAAGCATTCGGCTTCGACGCCGCCTATCCGGTTGCCGCGCTCGACAGCGAAATGCCGAAACTGATGGCCGATGCGCCGGCGCTGTTCTATGCCCTCGGCAGCGACAGCAAGCTCGATATGCAGATGCAGAACTGGCTGCAGACGGTGCGCATGCAAGGCCGTGCCGGCGTCGCGGCGCCGTCCGCCGTGCACGATGTGCATGTGCTGCTCGATGAAATGCGCCTGTTCAAGGATGCCGAGGAAATCGCCACCATGAAGCGCGCCGCCGCCATTTCGTCCGATGCGCATCGCCGCGCGATGCAGATGTCCCGGCCCGGTTTGCGTGAATACCATCTGGAAGCGGAATTGCTGCATGAATTCCGCCGCAACGGCTCGCAGTTTCCCGCCTACGGCTCGATCGTCGCCACTGGCGCCAATACCTGCGTGCTGCATTACCGTGCCAGCGATGCCGAACTCAAGGATGGCGACCTGGTATTGATCGACGCCGGCTGCGAACTCGACAGCTATGCGTCCGACATTACCCGCACATTCCCTGCCAACGGCAAATTCAGCGGGCCGCAAAAAGAGTTGTATGAAATCGTGGTTGCTTCGCAGGCCGCTGCCGTGGCGGAAACCCGTCCCGGCAAGCGCTTCGTCGACGGTCACGACGCGGCGGTGCGCGTGCTTGCGCAAGGCATGCTGGATACCGGGCTGCTCGACAAGAACAAGGTTGGCTCACTGGAAGACGTGATCGAGAAAGGCGCTTACCGCCAGTTCTACATGCACCGTACCGGCCACTGGCTGGGCATGGATGTACATGATGTGGGCGAATATCGCGAAGTTGCGGCCCTCGACGGCGAAAAGCCATGGCGCAAGCTGCAACCGGGCATGGTGCTCACAATAGAACCCGGCATTTACGTTCGCCCTGAACCCGGCGTCCCGGAGCAATACTGGAATATCGGCATCCGCATCGAGGACGATGCACTGGTAACCGAGAATGGTTGCGAACTCCTTACCGATGCCGCGCCGAAAACGGTCGCCGACATCGAAGCTGTCATGAAACGATGA
- a CDS encoding UbiH/UbiF/VisC/COQ6 family ubiquinone biosynthesis hydroxylase, producing MATTDYDIAICGAGPVGLALALLLAQRGMAAAGIALIDAKTPEQAAQDPRSIALSYGSRQVLEQIGSWPIAADEIHDIHVSRRGHFGRTLIQRDEYRLPALGYVARYGALVSALAAEARQAAITMLRPVQIDSFTEHVDRVELQFADDKRISAQIMVQAEGGVYSEQAAKATRRDYEQTAIIAHVTASVPVAHRAFERFTDQGPLALLPQDGGYAMVWCMRPDTAVRLSELSDAGFLGALGEAFGGRVGTFTGIGARATYPLGLNANPSISARTIAIGNAAQTLHPVAGQGLNLGLRDAVVLARLLAVELTASALERFAAERQADRGVTIRLTDAMARVFASAPEGAVSQALLGLGLGVMDTVGPVKRVLAEQMMFGRR from the coding sequence ATGGCCACGACCGATTACGACATTGCAATCTGCGGCGCCGGTCCGGTCGGACTGGCGCTGGCCTTGCTGCTGGCGCAGCGCGGGATGGCTGCGGCAGGCATCGCGCTGATCGATGCCAAAACACCGGAGCAGGCCGCGCAAGACCCTCGTTCCATTGCTCTTTCGTATGGCAGCCGCCAGGTGCTGGAGCAGATCGGCAGCTGGCCCATCGCGGCCGATGAAATACATGACATTCATGTGTCGCGCCGGGGGCATTTCGGCCGCACGCTGATCCAGCGTGATGAATATCGGCTGCCGGCTCTCGGCTATGTCGCGCGCTACGGTGCGCTGGTGTCGGCACTCGCCGCAGAGGCGCGGCAGGCTGCCATTACCATGCTGCGCCCTGTGCAGATCGATAGCTTTACCGAACATGTGGACCGGGTTGAATTGCAGTTTGCCGACGACAAACGCATCAGCGCGCAAATCATGGTGCAGGCTGAAGGCGGCGTGTATTCCGAGCAGGCGGCCAAGGCCACGCGGCGTGATTATGAGCAGACGGCGATCATTGCCCATGTCACTGCAAGCGTTCCCGTTGCGCATCGCGCGTTCGAGCGTTTTACCGATCAGGGACCGCTTGCCTTGCTGCCGCAGGATGGCGGGTATGCGATGGTGTGGTGCATGCGGCCGGACACTGCCGTGCGTCTTTCCGAATTATCGGATGCCGGATTTCTCGGTGCATTGGGTGAGGCATTCGGCGGGCGAGTCGGAACGTTTACCGGGATCGGTGCACGTGCTACTTACCCGCTTGGGTTGAATGCGAATCCCTCCATCTCCGCGCGGACGATAGCGATTGGCAATGCTGCGCAGACCTTGCATCCGGTGGCGGGCCAGGGATTGAATCTGGGATTGCGGGATGCTGTCGTGCTCGCCAGGTTGCTGGCGGTGGAACTGACGGCATCGGCGCTGGAGCGGTTTGCTGCCGAGCGGCAGGCGGATCGCGGAGTGACGATACGGTTGACTGATGCGATGGCGCGGGTGTTTGCGAGTGCGCCGGAGGGGGCTGTGTCGCAGGCGCTGTTGGGGTTGGGGTTGGGGGTGATGGATACGGTGGGGCCGGTTAAGAGGGTGTTGGCGGAGCAGATGATGTTTGGAAGACGGTAG
- a CDS encoding IS630 family transposase: MAGRPKAELVLSAAEKEQLHAWARRRKTAQALALRSRIVLECAGGAENKAVAVKLAVTRQTVSKWRARFVHMRLDGLLDAPRSGAPRTIDDARVDVVIAKTLEEQPSNATHWSTRAMAREAKLSQTAVSRIWRAFGLQPHRQETFKLSTDPLFVEKTRDIVGLYLDPPLKAMVLCVDEKSQIQALDRTQPILPLAPGVPERRTHDYQRHGTTTLFAALDIATGEVIGQLHRRHRSSEFLKFLRTIEASVPNDLDIHLVMDNYGTHKTPTIRNWFARHPRFHVHFTPTSASWLNQVERWFATLTEKQIRRGTHRSTRQLEDAIRHYLKLNNADPKPFVWTKSADDILASIERFCLRISNSGQ; this comes from the coding sequence ATGGCAGGCAGACCGAAAGCGGAACTGGTGTTGAGCGCGGCGGAAAAAGAGCAATTGCATGCCTGGGCGAGACGGCGTAAGACGGCGCAAGCACTGGCTTTGCGTTCGCGCATCGTCCTGGAATGTGCCGGCGGAGCGGAAAACAAGGCGGTGGCGGTCAAGCTGGCGGTGACGCGCCAAACGGTATCGAAATGGCGCGCCCGCTTTGTTCACATGCGCCTGGATGGTTTGCTCGATGCCCCGCGCTCGGGAGCGCCGCGCACGATTGATGATGCGCGTGTTGATGTTGTGATCGCCAAGACGCTGGAGGAACAACCGTCGAATGCCACACACTGGAGCACGCGGGCTATGGCGCGCGAAGCGAAGCTGTCGCAAACGGCGGTCAGCCGCATCTGGCGCGCCTTCGGTTTGCAACCGCATCGTCAGGAAACGTTCAAGCTGTCCACCGACCCGCTGTTTGTCGAGAAGACCCGCGACATCGTCGGGCTTTATCTCGATCCGCCGCTCAAGGCCATGGTGCTGTGCGTTGACGAGAAGAGCCAGATTCAGGCGCTGGACCGGACCCAGCCTATCTTGCCGCTGGCACCCGGTGTTCCCGAACGGCGCACGCATGACTACCAGCGCCATGGCACGACGACCTTGTTTGCTGCACTCGACATTGCCACCGGTGAAGTCATTGGGCAACTGCATCGACGTCATCGCAGCAGCGAGTTTCTGAAATTCTTGCGTACGATCGAGGCGTCGGTGCCGAATGACCTGGACATTCATCTGGTGATGGATAACTATGGCACGCACAAGACCCCCACCATCCGCAATTGGTTCGCCCGCCACCCGCGTTTCCACGTGCATTTCACACCAACTTCGGCTTCGTGGCTCAACCAGGTCGAGCGCTGGTTCGCCACGCTGACTGAAAAACAAATTCGCCGTGGAACCCATCGTTCGACCCGTCAATTGGAGGACGCCATTCGGCATTACCTGAAACTCAATAACGCCGATCCCAAACCGTTTGTCTGGACCAAATCGGCCGACGACATCTTGGCCAGCATCGAACGCTTTTGTCTGCGAATTTCTAACTCAGGACAGTAG
- the pntB gene encoding Re/Si-specific NAD(P)(+) transhydrogenase subunit beta, producing the protein MSESLTTVAYLGAAILFILSLGGLSNPESSRRGNLYGIIGMALAVLATVFGPFVTPAGIPWIIGAMVIGAAIGLYAARTVQMTQMPELVALMHSLVGLAATLVGYASFIDPAASANFSGAEKAIHEGEIYIGVLIGAITFSGSLIAFGKLSARIGGKPLLLPGRHLLNLAGLLLVIWFGVQFLRAESIEAGMMPLIVMTVIALLFGIHMVMAIGGADMPVVVSMLNSYSGWAAAATGFMLSNDLLIVTGALVGSSGAILSYIMCRAMNRNFISVIAGGFGSDNGKPKPAGGEAAQPAGEVVPVVAIETAELLREAKNVIIVPGYGMAVAQAQHTVYEITKLLREKGVNVRFGIHPVAGRMPGHMNVLLAEAKVPYDIVMEMDELNDDFGDTDVAMVIGANDIVNPAAQEDPGSPIAGMPVLEVWKAKTSIVMKRSMASGYAGVDNPLFYKENNRMLFGDAKKMLDEVLIALKAA; encoded by the coding sequence ATGTCTGAAAGTCTCACAACAGTCGCCTATCTCGGTGCGGCCATCCTGTTCATCCTGAGTCTGGGCGGCTTGTCCAACCCGGAATCCTCGCGACGCGGCAATCTGTACGGCATCATCGGCATGGCGCTCGCGGTGCTGGCCACGGTCTTCGGCCCTTTTGTCACACCGGCCGGCATTCCCTGGATCATTGGCGCCATGGTGATCGGCGCGGCCATCGGCCTGTATGCGGCCCGTACCGTGCAAATGACACAGATGCCGGAACTGGTCGCGCTGATGCACAGCCTGGTCGGCCTGGCTGCGACCCTGGTCGGTTATGCCAGCTTCATCGATCCAGCGGCATCGGCCAATTTCTCCGGTGCGGAAAAGGCGATTCATGAAGGCGAGATCTATATCGGCGTCCTGATCGGCGCGATAACGTTCTCAGGTTCCCTGATCGCGTTCGGCAAGCTGTCCGCCCGTATCGGCGGCAAACCCCTGCTGCTGCCCGGACGCCATCTGCTCAACCTGGCCGGCTTGCTGCTGGTGATCTGGTTCGGTGTGCAATTCCTGCGCGCCGAATCGATCGAAGCCGGGATGATGCCGCTGATCGTCATGACCGTGATCGCGCTGCTGTTCGGCATTCATATGGTGATGGCCATCGGCGGCGCCGACATGCCGGTGGTGGTCTCGATGCTGAATAGCTATTCCGGCTGGGCGGCGGCGGCAACCGGCTTCATGCTGTCGAATGACCTGCTGATCGTGACCGGCGCGCTGGTCGGTTCGAGCGGTGCGATCCTGTCGTACATCATGTGCCGCGCGATGAACCGCAATTTCATCAGTGTGATTGCCGGCGGTTTCGGCAGCGACAACGGCAAACCGAAGCCGGCTGGCGGCGAAGCGGCGCAACCTGCGGGCGAAGTGGTGCCGGTGGTTGCCATCGAAACGGCGGAACTGCTGCGCGAAGCGAAGAATGTGATCATCGTTCCCGGTTACGGCATGGCGGTCGCACAGGCGCAGCACACCGTGTATGAAATCACCAAGCTGTTGCGCGAGAAGGGCGTGAACGTGCGCTTCGGTATTCACCCGGTAGCGGGGCGCATGCCTGGTCATATGAACGTGCTGCTGGCCGAAGCCAAGGTGCCTTACGACATCGTGATGGAGATGGATGAACTCAACGATGATTTCGGCGATACCGATGTTGCGATGGTGATCGGTGCGAACGACATCGTGAACCCGGCGGCGCAGGAAGATCCGGGCAGCCCGATTGCGGGTATGCCGGTGCTGGAAGTGTGGAAGGCGAAGACTTCGATTGTGATGAAGCGGAGTATGGCTTCGGGATATGCGGGGGTTGATAATCCCTTGTTCTATAAAGAGAACAATCGGATGTTGTTTGGGGATGCGAAGAAGATGCTGGATGAGGTGTTGATTGCTTTGAAGGCGGCTTGA